In one window of Leptospira fainei serovar Hurstbridge str. BUT 6 DNA:
- a CDS encoding patatin-like phospholipase family protein yields the protein MNLPKAKKGKRALLVEGGGMKGAFSGGVLHSLNCILPAQNYDIVVAVSSGACCAAYYATTPAPEPAEGEHKLSIWKRELAGRKLISILNPLRGKFFLDQKYLIDYLFREKYPIQTQNFGKYGLPELRIAVSNLGTRTSEYIKATSENIFDLLKAATSLPIATKGRHRLAGGSYSDAAILNPLPLNDLIEAGYNNITVVMNSPLEHVSPPLDSLSRFLSFPLDRKMSKIMKSSHHFHFNKARILAANPPKGVKIHVIAPDRTLPVGLVTTKQSLLEETVETGKKIGLQAAMYLRKKFKKRKLEYNSPFAT from the coding sequence ATGAATCTACCGAAGGCAAAAAAAGGAAAACGAGCGCTACTGGTGGAAGGAGGCGGGATGAAAGGCGCATTCTCCGGCGGAGTACTTCATTCTTTAAATTGCATCCTGCCGGCGCAAAATTACGATATAGTCGTAGCAGTATCTTCGGGAGCCTGCTGTGCCGCCTACTATGCGACGACACCCGCTCCGGAACCGGCGGAAGGAGAACATAAGCTTTCAATCTGGAAGCGTGAACTAGCCGGTCGAAAATTGATTTCGATACTAAATCCTCTCCGAGGAAAATTCTTTTTAGACCAAAAATATCTAATCGATTACTTATTTCGTGAAAAATATCCGATACAAACTCAAAATTTCGGGAAATACGGTCTGCCCGAATTGAGGATAGCGGTAAGCAATCTCGGTACACGCACTTCCGAATATATCAAAGCGACTTCCGAGAATATTTTCGATCTATTAAAGGCGGCAACTTCTCTACCGATTGCGACGAAAGGAAGGCACAGATTGGCAGGAGGTTCATACTCGGATGCAGCAATTCTGAATCCGCTTCCTTTGAATGATCTAATCGAAGCCGGGTATAATAACATAACCGTAGTAATGAATTCTCCTCTCGAACATGTGTCTCCGCCGCTTGATTCACTAAGTCGATTTCTATCTTTTCCCCTGGATCGTAAAATGTCTAAGATCATGAAATCATCTCATCATTTCCATTTTAATAAGGCCAGAATTCTCGCTGCCAACCCGCCGAAAGGAGTCAAAATTCACGTAATAGCGCCTGATCGGACGCTTCCGGTGGGATTAGTCACAACAAAGCAATCCTTGCTCGAAGAAACCGTGGAAACCGGAAAAAAAATCGGGCTGCAAGCAGCGATGTATCTCAGGAAAAAATTCAAAAAAAGGAAACTTGAATATAACTCTCCCTTCGCTACATAA
- a CDS encoding tetratricopeptide repeat protein yields the protein MELIKRTFYLYVFISILNTCNFRDPVIQKGWELNRQGIELLQTNPEKALNKFLAAQKLIPEIPDFPANAGLAYMNLSKDKEALEKFSEAIKVDPDYFKAYYNQGNIFEKLGNHIRAIESYKKALQIAPDMPEIIYSLAQAYENSGNKKLAIENYTYFIEIARTSVETDISQAKKKIETLSEEERQ from the coding sequence ATGGAGCTTATAAAAAGAACATTTTACTTATATGTCTTTATTTCGATCTTAAATACATGTAATTTCAGAGATCCAGTTATTCAAAAGGGATGGGAATTAAATCGTCAAGGAATCGAACTTCTGCAAACCAATCCGGAAAAAGCTCTGAACAAATTCTTAGCAGCCCAAAAGCTCATTCCGGAAATTCCCGACTTTCCTGCGAATGCCGGTCTCGCCTATATGAACTTATCGAAAGATAAGGAAGCGCTAGAGAAATTCTCCGAGGCAATTAAAGTCGATCCGGATTACTTTAAAGCTTACTATAATCAAGGTAATATTTTTGAGAAATTAGGGAACCATATCCGGGCTATCGAAAGTTATAAGAAAGCTTTGCAAATCGCGCCCGACATGCCCGAGATAATTTATAGCCTGGCGCAAGCATACGAAAACTCGGGAAATAAAAAATTAGCGATAGAGAATTATACTTATTTTATAGAAATTGCTCGTACCTCCGTCGAGACAGATATAAGCCAAGCCAAGAAAAAAATAGAAACTCTTAGCGAAGAGGAACGACAATGA
- a CDS encoding thiamine pyrophosphate-binding protein, whose protein sequence is MKKSGASLVVHALEQIGVKYTFGIPGVHNTELYDELNNSKSIIPILVTHECGAAFMADAISRTSDSIGTLVIVPAAGMTHALSGIGEAYLDGIPMLIISGGVRTDTGKKYQLHQIDQSEILKGITKKFYYIQEHEEIVPTIYEAYKIATTDECGPVFVEIPVNIQLFEGAISSLPDFKWERIYPQLEQSEIEEACKLLKSSRHPGILVGWGGREATEELVKISEILNAPVATTLQGLSVFPADHPHHTGMGFGSYSVPAGEAAFSSCDCLLAVGTRFSEIPTGSFGMRVPENLIHIDINPNVFSKNYQAAVEIAGDAKQVLSALIQGLERNGFQKTESTHLSKLIREKKESYTKEWENHQVPNKVNPYLFFKELRAKMKEEDILVVDDGNHTFLAEELYPVYRTKTFLSPTDFNSMGYCVPATIGAKLTHPDRKVVGVVGDGAFLMTGLELITATVHSLGVIIFVFYDGELSQISQGQQIPYGRKTCTILGELQLEGVARATGAAYISIHSNDQIEKAIREAFILSEIGRPVIVDVKIDYSKATRFTKGVVKVNLGRFPLGEKFRFIGRALIRKFTG, encoded by the coding sequence ATGAAAAAATCAGGGGCATCGTTAGTCGTTCATGCTTTAGAGCAAATCGGGGTAAAATACACTTTCGGAATTCCAGGTGTGCATAATACCGAATTATACGATGAATTGAATAACTCGAAGAGTATCATTCCGATACTAGTCACACATGAATGCGGCGCCGCGTTCATGGCGGACGCAATCAGCAGGACTTCCGATTCGATCGGGACATTGGTAATCGTTCCCGCCGCAGGTATGACTCACGCTCTCAGCGGAATCGGAGAAGCTTATCTAGACGGAATCCCGATGTTGATTATTTCCGGCGGAGTTCGAACCGATACGGGAAAAAAATACCAACTTCATCAAATCGATCAATCCGAGATCCTGAAAGGAATTACGAAAAAATTCTATTATATACAAGAACACGAGGAGATCGTTCCGACGATTTACGAAGCTTATAAAATAGCGACGACCGACGAATGCGGGCCTGTGTTCGTAGAAATTCCGGTAAATATCCAGCTATTCGAGGGCGCGATTTCGTCTCTTCCGGATTTTAAATGGGAACGTATTTATCCTCAATTGGAGCAAAGTGAAATCGAAGAGGCTTGCAAATTACTGAAATCGTCCCGACATCCGGGAATTCTGGTCGGATGGGGAGGAAGAGAAGCGACCGAAGAACTAGTTAAAATATCAGAAATATTGAATGCACCTGTCGCGACCACTCTTCAGGGACTGAGTGTATTTCCCGCCGATCATCCTCATCATACCGGAATGGGATTCGGTTCCTATTCGGTACCGGCCGGGGAAGCCGCATTTTCCTCCTGCGACTGCCTTCTTGCCGTCGGCACCAGGTTCTCGGAAATTCCGACCGGAAGTTTCGGAATGAGAGTCCCTGAAAATTTAATTCATATAGATATAAATCCGAACGTATTTTCGAAAAATTATCAGGCCGCAGTGGAAATTGCAGGCGATGCAAAGCAAGTTCTATCGGCATTGATACAAGGATTGGAACGCAATGGATTTCAGAAAACCGAATCTACTCATCTAAGTAAACTAATTCGTGAGAAAAAGGAATCTTATACCAAGGAATGGGAAAATCACCAGGTTCCGAATAAAGTCAATCCATATCTATTTTTCAAAGAGCTACGGGCCAAAATGAAAGAAGAGGATATTTTAGTCGTGGACGACGGGAATCATACCTTTTTGGCGGAAGAACTTTATCCGGTTTATCGTACCAAAACTTTTCTTTCTCCGACCGATTTTAATTCGATGGGATACTGTGTTCCTGCAACCATCGGAGCTAAACTGACTCATCCTGATAGAAAAGTGGTCGGGGTCGTAGGAGACGGGGCGTTTCTTATGACAGGGCTCGAATTAATTACGGCAACAGTCCATTCTTTAGGAGTAATTATATTCGTATTTTATGATGGAGAATTATCCCAGATTTCGCAAGGACAGCAAATCCCGTACGGAAGAAAAACCTGCACTATTTTGGGAGAATTGCAACTGGAAGGAGTCGCAAGGGCTACAGGAGCTGCGTATATTTCCATTCATTCCAATGATCAGATCGAAAAAGCTATACGAGAGGCGTTTATATTATCCGAAATAGGAAGGCCGGTTATAGTCGATGTGAAGATCGATTATTCCAAGGCTACGAGATTTACGAAAGGCGTAGTAAAAGTGAATTTAGGTCGATTTCCCCTCGGCGAAAAATTCAGGTTTATCGGACGAGCTCTGATTAGAAAGTTCACGGGCTGA
- a CDS encoding FAD-binding dehydrogenase has protein sequence MKDKSIRSESISSDAIIIGGGLAGIVTALDLLDVGKNVILIDRDTQDRFGGLAKLSFGGITMVDTPIQRWNGIKDNVSLALSDWNSTAEFSSHDVLPKLWAEAYVHNSLEDIFYFLRKRSVNFFPVVHWVERGQFKPGNSVPRFHMVWGTGDGLVESLKKHLLSHKNQDKLRLLFETRASKLNKAGKAVIGCVAEAISGTVYNLKAEHIIIASGGIAGNLNEVRKYWPKDMGKAPDVLLNGSHPFALGDLHSASRKIGARITHLDKMWNYAAGVHHPNPKMDAHGLSLVPPKSALWLNSKGERIGPVPLVTGFDTRFIVERICQEKEKFSWQVMNWKIALKELAVSGSEFNEAIRNKNFLKFLKTVFWGNKSFLNTITSECPDFILAHSIPELAAKMNRLVGRQLVDSRLLEKTIHDYDSMIDRGEPFYNDDQLRRIAQLRRYRGERPRTCKFQKIMDRNAMPLIAIREFILTRKSMGGIQTDLKSRVLDESGNPISGLYAVGEAAGFGGGGIHGKGTLEGTFLGGCILTARFAARSILKYGN, from the coding sequence ATGAAAGATAAAAGCATTCGAAGCGAATCGATTTCATCCGACGCAATAATTATAGGCGGCGGCTTGGCAGGGATTGTGACGGCATTGGATTTACTGGATGTCGGAAAGAACGTTATTTTAATTGATCGTGATACGCAGGATAGATTCGGAGGACTAGCTAAATTATCCTTCGGCGGGATCACGATGGTAGATACTCCTATCCAACGATGGAACGGGATAAAAGATAACGTCTCACTTGCCCTTTCCGACTGGAATTCGACCGCGGAATTTTCCTCTCATGATGTGCTTCCTAAACTTTGGGCGGAAGCTTACGTTCATAATTCTTTAGAGGATATTTTTTATTTTTTAAGAAAGCGCTCCGTGAATTTTTTCCCGGTAGTTCATTGGGTCGAAAGGGGGCAATTTAAACCGGGTAACAGCGTGCCTAGATTTCATATGGTCTGGGGAACCGGAGACGGCTTGGTAGAGTCTCTAAAAAAACATCTACTCTCGCATAAAAATCAAGATAAGCTTCGATTGCTATTCGAAACAAGGGCAAGTAAACTAAACAAGGCCGGAAAGGCGGTTATAGGTTGCGTAGCAGAGGCTATTTCAGGAACGGTCTATAATCTTAAGGCTGAACATATCATTATTGCTTCGGGTGGAATCGCAGGAAATCTTAATGAAGTCAGAAAATATTGGCCCAAGGATATGGGGAAAGCTCCCGACGTCCTTCTCAACGGTTCTCATCCATTCGCGTTAGGCGATCTTCATTCCGCCTCGCGAAAGATCGGAGCTCGGATCACTCACCTAGATAAAATGTGGAATTATGCGGCGGGCGTTCATCATCCTAACCCTAAAATGGACGCACATGGATTAAGTTTGGTTCCTCCAAAATCCGCTCTTTGGTTGAATTCCAAAGGAGAAAGAATCGGACCCGTACCGCTAGTTACGGGTTTCGATACTCGATTTATTGTCGAACGGATTTGCCAAGAGAAAGAGAAATTCTCGTGGCAAGTAATGAATTGGAAAATTGCGTTAAAAGAATTAGCGGTTTCCGGTTCGGAATTCAACGAGGCGATACGAAATAAAAATTTTTTAAAATTTCTCAAAACGGTTTTTTGGGGAAATAAATCCTTCCTTAATACGATCACATCCGAATGTCCGGATTTTATTTTAGCCCATTCAATTCCCGAACTTGCCGCTAAAATGAATCGGCTAGTCGGAAGACAGCTCGTCGATTCGCGTCTTTTAGAAAAAACGATTCACGATTACGATTCGATGATCGATCGCGGGGAACCTTTTTATAATGACGATCAATTGAGACGTATCGCTCAACTTAGGCGATATCGAGGAGAGAGACCCCGAACTTGTAAATTTCAAAAGATAATGGATCGGAACGCAATGCCGTTGATTGCGATTCGGGAATTTATACTGACTCGGAAATCTATGGGCGGCATCCAGACTGATTTGAAATCTAGAGTTTTGGATGAATCGGGAAATCCGATCTCGGGCCTTTATGCCGTGGGTGAAGCGGCCGGTTTCGGCGGTGGTGGAATTCATGGAAAAGGTACGTTAGAGGGAACCTTTCTCGGCGGATGTATCCTAACAGCAAGATTCGCAGCGCGTTCGATTTTGAAATACGGAAATTAA
- a CDS encoding c-type cytochrome gives MDVNLINKKFIKRKSIAAFFILLSLLSFSFCGKEKVGEAENNVSSKGIGPVSSVTLGPIDESMVQKGKKQFEAKCSACHKFEEKVVGPALKGVTERRTPEWIMNMILNPTEMTQKDPVAMGLLAEHLTQMTFQNVKESEAREILEYFRKSDKK, from the coding sequence ATGGATGTTAATTTAATAAATAAAAAATTTATTAAAAGGAAGTCTATTGCTGCGTTCTTTATCCTGCTTTCTTTGCTTTCGTTTTCCTTTTGCGGGAAGGAGAAAGTAGGGGAGGCTGAGAATAACGTAAGCAGTAAAGGGATTGGTCCGGTATCCTCGGTTACCTTGGGTCCTATCGATGAGTCGATGGTGCAAAAAGGCAAGAAACAGTTCGAAGCGAAATGCAGCGCCTGTCATAAGTTTGAGGAGAAGGTTGTCGGCCCGGCTTTGAAAGGTGTTACCGAGAGAAGAACTCCGGAATGGATCATGAATATGATTCTGAATCCGACAGAAATGACTCAAAAGGACCCGGTCGCGATGGGGCTTCTCGCAGAACACTTAACTCAAATGACGTTCCAGAATGTGAAGGAATCCGAAGCTCGAGAAATTCTGGAATATTTCAGAAAATCGGATAAAAAATAA
- a CDS encoding nitrous oxide reductase accessory protein NosL, which yields MKNRISFSPLIVIILSLSCAKNEPILPEAGREQCRYCAMSIVDFRFHAQFLTQKGRRYYFDSIECLQSYIRENHPAIRSVWVSDFESPGKMLLESNAVFVQSESIHSPMGKGIGAFRSIERAKSFLTSHTGILIQ from the coding sequence ATGAAAAATAGAATATCGTTTTCTCCTTTAATCGTTATCATTCTCTCGCTAAGCTGTGCGAAAAATGAGCCTATATTACCGGAAGCCGGACGTGAACAGTGTCGGTACTGCGCGATGTCCATCGTCGATTTTCGATTTCATGCGCAGTTTTTAACGCAAAAAGGTCGGAGATATTATTTCGATTCGATCGAATGTTTGCAATCCTATATCCGCGAAAATCATCCGGCAATCCGTTCCGTATGGGTATCGGATTTCGAGAGTCCTGGAAAAATGTTGCTCGAGTCGAACGCGGTTTTTGTTCAGTCCGAATCGATTCATTCCCCCATGGGAAAAGGGATTGGCGCTTTTCGATCCATAGAGAGAGCGAAATCTTTCCTAACGTCGCATACCGGCATTTTGATTCAGTAA
- a CDS encoding nitrous oxide reductase family maturation protein NosD, translating into MSFKIGQPREQNPSISIFGKSLRGIILFVLILFGKELFSREITVCSDCAISSVRNAIDKSQDGDSIIIKAGLYREGEILVNKRISIVGLPGAVIDGKKEKHVFEVASNGVTIRGLKIMASGISDTAEYAGIHAQKITDCTFANNTFEDNAYAIYLAEVGYCQINDNITRGNARNEVSGGNGVHLWNSKSVQIIGNRAEKHRDGIYLEFSSNLKIENNVSRNNIRYGMHFMFSSDNDFRGNTFESNSAGVAVMYSKNILIEDNTFRNNWGESSYGLLLKEISDSILVKNKFIENSTAIFADGCNRNYFTHNSIEENGWGIRILGSSDSNVFSKNDFRENVFDISTNAKQTTNKFSQNYWDSYRGYDLDGDKIGDAPHQPIHFFGYWVAIYPFLMVLYESPVVTFLQGIENAFPIVTPIDFEDPKPTMKGNI; encoded by the coding sequence ATGAGTTTCAAGATAGGGCAACCTCGGGAGCAAAATCCGTCGATTTCAATCTTCGGTAAAAGCTTAAGGGGAATTATTTTATTCGTTTTGATTCTATTCGGAAAAGAACTTTTCTCAAGGGAAATTACCGTGTGTTCCGATTGCGCTATTTCCTCCGTTCGGAATGCGATCGATAAATCTCAAGACGGAGATTCAATAATTATAAAGGCAGGTCTCTACCGAGAAGGTGAAATTCTTGTTAATAAGCGAATCTCGATTGTTGGATTACCCGGCGCGGTAATCGACGGAAAGAAAGAGAAGCATGTTTTTGAAGTCGCCTCAAACGGAGTAACGATTCGAGGATTGAAAATCATGGCGAGCGGTATTTCTGACACTGCCGAATACGCCGGAATTCACGCCCAGAAAATCACCGACTGCACTTTCGCGAATAATACGTTCGAAGATAATGCTTACGCGATTTATTTAGCCGAAGTAGGTTATTGCCAAATAAACGATAATATTACGCGCGGTAATGCTCGTAACGAAGTTTCGGGCGGGAACGGAGTTCATCTTTGGAATTCGAAGTCCGTACAAATTATCGGAAATCGGGCGGAAAAGCATCGGGACGGAATTTACTTGGAGTTCTCCTCCAACCTTAAGATAGAAAATAACGTTTCTAGAAACAATATCAGATACGGAATGCATTTCATGTTTTCGTCCGATAACGATTTTCGTGGAAATACTTTCGAGAGTAACTCTGCCGGCGTTGCTGTAATGTACAGCAAAAATATTCTTATCGAAGATAATACGTTCAGGAATAATTGGGGAGAAAGTTCTTACGGTCTCTTATTAAAGGAAATCTCCGACAGTATTTTGGTAAAAAACAAATTTATCGAAAACTCTACGGCTATCTTTGCCGACGGATGTAATCGAAATTATTTCACTCATAATTCAATCGAAGAAAACGGTTGGGGAATCCGAATTTTGGGAAGTAGCGATTCGAATGTGTTTTCTAAGAATGACTTTCGAGAAAACGTGTTTGATATCAGTACTAACGCCAAGCAAACCACGAATAAATTTTCCCAGAATTACTGGGATAGTTATAGAGGGTATGATCTAGACGGCGACAAAATCGGGGATGCTCCTCATCAACCAATTCATTTTTTCGGGTATTGGGTTGCGATTTATCCATTCCTAATGGTTCTTTACGAATCCCCGGTCGTAACATTTTTGCAAGGGATAGAGAATGCATTTCCGATCGTGACTCCGATCGATTTTGAAGATCCAAAGCCGACCATGAAAGGGAATATATGA
- a CDS encoding SRPBCC family protein, which produces MENRIEKRIEMDAPVSRVWQALTDHKQFGEWFRAKFENKFIVGQANQARMTWPGYEDFTFEIVVKKIEPERLFSFTWHPYALDMKVDYSKEEPTLVEFLLEKTHKGTLLTVIESGFEKIPENRRAEAFRMNEGGWSSQMKNINEYVAVHSQR; this is translated from the coding sequence ATGGAAAATCGTATAGAAAAAAGAATCGAAATGGATGCCCCCGTTTCTCGGGTATGGCAGGCTTTGACGGATCATAAGCAATTTGGAGAATGGTTCCGAGCCAAATTCGAAAACAAGTTTATAGTAGGTCAAGCCAATCAAGCTCGGATGACCTGGCCGGGCTACGAGGATTTTACGTTCGAAATTGTTGTAAAAAAAATAGAGCCCGAACGACTCTTCTCTTTTACTTGGCATCCTTACGCTCTCGATATGAAGGTGGACTACTCGAAAGAGGAACCGACGCTCGTCGAATTTCTACTTGAAAAAACTCATAAGGGAACTTTGCTGACCGTCATCGAGTCAGGATTCGAAAAAATTCCCGAGAACCGTCGCGCGGAAGCATTCAGAATGAATGAGGGCGGTTGGAGTTCCCAAATGAAGAATATAAACGAGTATGTCGCAGTCCATTCGCAGAGGTGA
- a CDS encoding ArsR/SmtB family transcription factor yields the protein MSQSIRRGETARLHGYAALFAALGDETRLSLVAKLSKGQPRSISQLTEGSKLSRQAVTKHLKVLENVGIVQSTYSGRENLFELDTKPFKDIREYLGFVSEQWDQALSRLKSFVDS from the coding sequence ATGTCGCAGTCCATTCGCAGAGGTGAGACGGCCCGGCTGCATGGATATGCGGCCTTATTCGCCGCGCTCGGCGACGAGACAAGATTATCTTTAGTTGCAAAGCTTTCAAAAGGACAGCCTCGATCCATCTCTCAATTAACGGAAGGATCGAAACTGTCCAGACAAGCAGTCACCAAACACCTTAAAGTATTGGAGAACGTAGGAATCGTTCAGAGCACGTATTCTGGGCGCGAAAATCTTTTTGAACTTGATACAAAACCTTTTAAAGACATTCGGGAATATCTAGGATTCGTATCGGAGCAATGGGACCAAGCGCTTTCCAGATTGAAATCTTTTGTCGATAGTTAA
- the nosZ gene encoding Sec-dependent nitrous-oxide reductase, giving the protein MNIKIFGCFFYLGLMFLALVGCKKGAATASLASDAAKRVYVAPGDKDEVYAFLSGGFSGQMSVYGIPSARLFKIIPVFSVFPENGYGYDEETKNMLRTTHGYVPWDDSHHVEASMTDGKQDGRWMFLNANNTPRLARIDLKSFETKEIIEIPNTAGNHASPFATENTEYLMAATRFSVPIPQSSVPIENFSKGDFKGTITMVKVDPKSGRLSIELQILVPGFDYDLSHCGKGKSHDWCFFTSYNTEQAYKMIEVGASKNDKDYILAFNWVRAKQCLDQGKASNFGGEYYRNFLPENQPAVSEKMSGVKMLQPKDCPGVMYYLPTPKSPHGTDVDPTGEYIVGGGKLATVIPVHSFTKLMDVKDKPEHRTKEIMNIPVLKYESTLAGEVNKPCLGPLHTEFDGKGYAYTSCFVSSEVVKWKLGTWEVVQHLPAYYSVGHLSIVGGSSKEPYGKYLIALNKITKDRYLPVGMELPQSAQLYDISGNKAELLSDFPTVGEPHYSQMIPAKMLMDKAAKIYPLEENKHPYAIKNEKDAKVIREGNVVRVLMTQIRSHFKPDTIEVRKGDTVYFHVTNLEQDFDIPHGFAINGAPEMPNLLIMPGQTRTFKWQASKPGIYPFYCTDFCSALHQEMQQYIRVSP; this is encoded by the coding sequence ATGAATATTAAAATATTCGGATGTTTCTTTTATTTAGGATTAATGTTCCTGGCTCTTGTCGGATGTAAGAAAGGGGCCGCCACGGCCTCCCTTGCATCGGATGCTGCAAAGAGGGTTTATGTTGCCCCCGGAGATAAGGACGAAGTTTATGCATTTCTCTCCGGCGGATTTAGCGGGCAAATGTCCGTCTACGGAATTCCTTCCGCTAGATTGTTTAAGATTATTCCGGTATTCTCGGTCTTTCCCGAAAACGGTTACGGGTATGACGAGGAAACCAAGAATATGCTTAGGACGACTCACGGCTATGTTCCTTGGGACGATAGCCATCACGTCGAAGCTTCGATGACTGACGGTAAGCAGGACGGCAGATGGATGTTTCTAAACGCGAATAACACTCCGCGGCTAGCTAGAATCGATTTGAAGTCTTTCGAAACGAAAGAAATTATTGAAATTCCGAATACCGCCGGTAATCACGCGTCTCCGTTCGCGACTGAGAATACGGAATATTTAATGGCTGCGACCCGGTTCTCGGTTCCAATTCCCCAAAGTAGCGTTCCTATCGAAAACTTCTCTAAGGGTGATTTTAAAGGAACGATCACGATGGTAAAAGTGGATCCTAAATCCGGACGCCTTTCGATCGAGCTACAAATACTCGTTCCCGGATTCGATTACGATCTCTCTCATTGCGGAAAAGGAAAGTCGCACGATTGGTGTTTCTTCACTTCGTATAATACCGAACAAGCATACAAGATGATAGAAGTCGGAGCTTCTAAAAACGATAAGGATTATATCCTCGCTTTCAATTGGGTTCGCGCAAAGCAATGCTTGGATCAAGGTAAAGCTTCCAATTTCGGCGGAGAATATTACAGAAATTTCTTACCGGAAAACCAACCGGCAGTTTCTGAGAAAATGAGCGGAGTCAAAATGCTTCAACCGAAAGATTGTCCGGGCGTAATGTATTACTTACCGACTCCAAAAAGCCCGCACGGAACCGACGTTGATCCGACCGGAGAGTATATCGTAGGTGGAGGCAAATTAGCGACGGTCATTCCCGTTCACTCGTTCACCAAGCTCATGGACGTGAAGGATAAACCGGAACATAGAACGAAGGAAATCATGAATATTCCCGTTCTAAAATACGAGTCTACTTTAGCGGGAGAAGTGAATAAGCCTTGTTTAGGTCCGTTGCATACTGAATTTGACGGCAAGGGATACGCGTATACTTCCTGCTTTGTCAGTTCGGAAGTCGTAAAATGGAAACTAGGCACCTGGGAAGTCGTTCAACATTTACCGGCTTACTACAGTGTCGGTCACCTCTCCATCGTGGGTGGAAGTTCGAAAGAGCCTTACGGAAAATATTTGATAGCTTTAAATAAGATTACGAAGGATCGATATCTTCCCGTAGGAATGGAATTGCCGCAAAGCGCGCAGCTCTATGATATTTCAGGTAATAAAGCGGAATTGCTCTCGGATTTCCCTACCGTTGGAGAACCGCATTATTCTCAAATGATACCTGCTAAAATGCTAATGGATAAGGCCGCTAAAATTTATCCGTTAGAAGAGAATAAACACCCGTACGCGATCAAGAACGAAAAGGATGCAAAAGTAATTCGAGAAGGGAATGTCGTTCGAGTTTTAATGACTCAAATTAGATCGCATTTCAAACCGGATACGATCGAAGTGCGAAAAGGAGATACTGTCTATTTCCATGTGACGAATCTGGAACAGGATTTCGATATTCCGCACGGCTTTGCGATCAATGGCGCGCCGGAAATGCCGAACCTACTGATTATGCCCGGCCAAACGAGAACATTCAAATGGCAGGCTTCGAAACCCGGAATTTACCCCTTCTATTGCACGGATTTTTGTTCCGCTTTGCATCAAGAAATGCAGCAATATATTCGCGTAAGCCCTTAA
- a CDS encoding ABC transporter ATP-binding protein — translation MIDIRNLEVSYGKSKVVKDVSFRVEGGTILSIIGPNGSGKSSLIKSIIGLVKPSSGSIFFSDVSQSERAGTDYSIGYMPQSPSFPKNLTILELVDFFKKLEPFDEETFSEMYENLGLSSQEDKKIGSLSGGTKQKVNILQCFSSKKDIYLIDEPTASLDPYVSHILKELLRRKKKEGALLVFSTHILAEVEDVADRFLLLSDGSLLIDESPKEFLRKSGFESLQLSLMEFWNKEYKNKR, via the coding sequence ATGATAGATATAAGAAATTTGGAAGTTTCCTACGGTAAATCAAAGGTCGTGAAAGACGTTTCGTTTCGGGTGGAGGGGGGAACGATTCTGTCGATCATTGGGCCGAACGGTTCGGGTAAGAGTTCGTTAATAAAGAGTATTATTGGCCTGGTAAAGCCTTCGAGCGGTTCCATTTTTTTTAGCGATGTTTCCCAATCGGAGCGGGCGGGAACGGATTACAGTATCGGTTACATGCCTCAAAGCCCGAGTTTTCCTAAAAATCTTACGATCCTGGAATTGGTGGATTTTTTTAAAAAATTGGAGCCCTTCGACGAAGAAACTTTTTCAGAAATGTATGAGAACCTAGGATTAAGTTCCCAAGAAGATAAGAAAATCGGATCCCTTTCCGGAGGAACAAAACAAAAAGTGAATATACTCCAATGTTTTTCCTCCAAAAAGGATATTTATTTAATCGATGAGCCGACTGCGAGCCTGGATCCATACGTATCTCACATTTTGAAGGAACTCCTTAGAAGGAAGAAAAAGGAGGGGGCGCTTCTCGTTTTTTCCACTCACATTCTTGCGGAAGTCGAGGACGTGGCGGATCGATTTCTGCTTCTATCGGATGGATCTCTCCTGATCGATGAATCCCCTAAAGAATTCCTGAGGAAAAGCGGATTCGAAAGTTTACAATTATCACTTATGGAATTTTGGAATAAGGAATACAAGAATAAACGATGA